From a region of the Citricoccus muralis genome:
- a CDS encoding LamG-like jellyroll fold domain-containing protein, translating into MTAKRLPLAVLALSVGLTSTGALMPVAAASAAPVAPAVSNATAAVAAPDADLLDVTFEDGTPADAAQGREAVITGDPEIGVDGSLARFTGVFDGDDAYAYALTEADYGQLADGFTVECNFKRDAATTGEDTLCGNKEAGGFAMVVKEDRAAFMIHAEGGYTFAWADIDADTWYHAAGVYDGKTIKLYLDGELAAEAEAGGPMTVPANENAHAVVLGADSGNGAPGQFSTASIDAARLYSSPASADQVAALNAEFAVEVEAPEADVFNVDFADGTSAETAQDLPATTHGAPVIGTDPALGRNTAAFDGDDALLYPFGDQYATLGDSMTVECVFRYDGPLPTSGETNLCANKEAGGFSMTMYAHKLTFAVNTGSYHNAGIEIEPNEWYHAVGVFDGGTKTVKLYVNGELVAENPTANAEIKWPPNAKAHNMVLGADASNGGSQFHANATIASARVFGDSLDAQQIAALNIEAFDGLRDQVAELAGTTPAAGSEMTRATEFTAEWANPGLVAAGTSYTLDGEPIEPGQVIGSGMAAGEHTIAIEGKTVFGLPISESVTFTSGSIPVGGGTETGQGNGKVSLSARAVNPDGGDVTTTFYGGRADVAQGGFQGLVDGTPTTLEFDYTEDTGLEGAGDSLSATAGQMPFQRFDVEVGEAAEGQSVRWAGTVDPSRQVNLLVWNTASETWDELASGRGLNESELVLSGALGAEHLDEAGQASVLVLGEDPFADDLENEVADSFEDPADYDFSLAHFTDTQYLAEGAAEDAYSEEQQAVWADAYTSVAEWIVANAEEKKIDYVAHTGDIMENWHTGSPRADEEEYREIAVEEFEFVSQAQKILDDSEIPNGVTPGNHDNRSGMDVGPDNLYNQYFGPERYEALEQTQGWKDANASYTPWKEGDNDNHYDLFSAGGLDFVAVYLGYDVTDEEIAWASEVLDQYSDRNAMIMTHAQRKPSTNPDGRGATFSHDGAKIDEGLLQKHSNIFLALSGHEHGVDIEVRKDVGTEGNNVVELLADYQFYTVSAEELGLTGVDGRSATDMLQFGSSFFRLLQIDVDNAEMAVDTYSPLLDNFGATEYDDRNRYNGTEDDTRLPIQLETRKTSFATNQVMVTTPTDEEIGEATAKSGWPATIEWAGLTEGETYAWYATSRDAETGEDLAAGETEQMGVFTAVAAGTDTVAPELTVPEAVTLTVGEDFDPLAGVSATDNTDGDVTASVQVIGSVDTSTAGAYTLTYVAEDANGNQAIASRAVVVEEADQPEQPEPVEDFTDNPEGSQFYAPVRWMQEQGITTGYTDGTYRKGKDISRGESVAFIHRYIDPETTGGTEDFTDITESNVFFDEIVWAANAGVTKGYADGKFLPYDRVTRGEFASFLFRAVEPEAGEWDESFSDVAESHPHHEAISWLASAGVSTGYKDGTYKPNDTITRGEVAALMQRYATEVADQG; encoded by the coding sequence ATGACCGCTAAGCGCTTGCCACTCGCTGTCCTCGCCCTGTCCGTCGGCCTGACCTCCACCGGTGCGCTCATGCCGGTCGCGGCTGCCTCCGCTGCTCCCGTCGCACCGGCGGTGAGCAATGCCACCGCAGCCGTGGCCGCCCCAGACGCCGACCTGCTCGACGTGACGTTCGAGGACGGCACCCCCGCGGATGCCGCCCAGGGCCGAGAGGCCGTGATCACGGGTGACCCCGAGATCGGCGTGGACGGTTCACTGGCCCGCTTCACCGGGGTCTTCGACGGGGACGACGCCTACGCCTACGCGCTGACCGAGGCGGACTACGGCCAGCTGGCGGACGGCTTCACCGTGGAGTGCAACTTCAAGCGGGACGCGGCCACCACCGGAGAGGACACTCTGTGCGGCAACAAGGAGGCCGGCGGCTTCGCCATGGTGGTCAAGGAGGACCGGGCCGCCTTCATGATCCATGCCGAGGGTGGTTACACCTTCGCCTGGGCGGACATCGACGCTGACACCTGGTACCACGCCGCCGGCGTGTACGACGGCAAGACCATCAAGCTCTACCTGGACGGCGAGCTGGCCGCTGAGGCCGAGGCCGGTGGGCCCATGACCGTCCCCGCGAACGAGAACGCCCACGCGGTGGTGCTGGGCGCGGACAGCGGCAACGGTGCTCCCGGTCAGTTCTCCACCGCCTCTATTGACGCGGCCCGGCTGTACAGCTCGCCGGCCTCGGCTGACCAGGTCGCCGCGCTGAACGCCGAGTTCGCCGTGGAGGTCGAGGCCCCCGAGGCAGACGTCTTCAACGTGGACTTCGCCGACGGCACCTCGGCCGAAACGGCCCAGGACCTGCCCGCCACCACGCACGGCGCCCCGGTGATCGGTACTGACCCGGCCCTCGGCCGCAACACGGCTGCCTTTGACGGCGATGACGCCCTCCTGTATCCCTTCGGCGACCAGTACGCCACGCTCGGCGACTCCATGACCGTGGAGTGCGTGTTCCGTTATGACGGCCCCCTGCCGACCTCCGGGGAGACGAACCTCTGCGCCAACAAGGAGGCCGGCGGGTTCTCCATGACCATGTATGCCCACAAGCTGACCTTCGCGGTCAACACCGGCAGCTACCACAACGCTGGCATCGAGATCGAGCCGAACGAGTGGTACCACGCCGTGGGCGTCTTCGACGGAGGCACGAAGACCGTCAAGCTCTATGTCAATGGCGAGCTCGTGGCCGAGAACCCCACCGCCAACGCCGAGATCAAGTGGCCGCCGAACGCCAAGGCCCACAACATGGTGCTCGGCGCCGACGCCTCCAACGGGGGCAGCCAGTTCCATGCCAACGCGACGATCGCCTCCGCCCGAGTCTTCGGTGACTCCCTGGATGCCCAACAGATCGCAGCCCTGAACATCGAGGCTTTCGACGGACTGCGTGACCAGGTCGCCGAGCTGGCCGGGACCACCCCGGCGGCCGGGTCCGAGATGACCCGGGCCACCGAGTTCACGGCCGAGTGGGCCAACCCCGGCCTCGTCGCCGCGGGCACCTCCTACACGCTCGACGGCGAGCCGATCGAGCCCGGCCAGGTCATCGGTTCCGGCATGGCGGCAGGCGAGCACACCATCGCGATCGAGGGCAAGACCGTCTTCGGACTGCCGATCTCCGAGTCGGTCACCTTCACGTCCGGCTCCATCCCGGTGGGCGGCGGCACCGAGACCGGGCAGGGCAACGGCAAGGTCTCGCTGTCCGCCCGGGCTGTGAATCCCGACGGCGGCGACGTCACCACCACCTTCTACGGCGGCCGCGCGGACGTCGCCCAGGGCGGCTTCCAGGGGCTCGTGGACGGGACCCCGACCACGCTCGAGTTCGACTACACGGAGGACACGGGCCTCGAGGGGGCCGGGGACAGCCTGAGCGCCACTGCCGGGCAGATGCCGTTCCAGCGCTTCGACGTCGAGGTCGGTGAAGCCGCGGAGGGCCAGTCGGTGCGCTGGGCCGGAACCGTGGACCCGAGCCGCCAGGTCAACCTGCTGGTGTGGAACACGGCGAGCGAGACCTGGGACGAGCTGGCCTCCGGACGCGGGCTCAATGAGAGCGAACTCGTGCTGTCCGGTGCACTGGGAGCCGAGCACCTGGACGAGGCTGGCCAGGCTTCGGTCCTGGTCCTGGGCGAGGATCCCTTCGCCGATGACCTGGAGAACGAGGTCGCCGACTCCTTCGAGGATCCGGCCGACTACGATTTCTCGCTCGCGCACTTCACCGACACGCAGTACCTCGCCGAGGGCGCTGCGGAGGATGCCTACTCCGAGGAGCAGCAGGCGGTCTGGGCGGACGCCTACACCTCCGTGGCCGAGTGGATCGTCGCCAACGCCGAGGAGAAGAAGATCGACTACGTCGCCCACACCGGCGACATCATGGAGAACTGGCACACCGGCAGCCCGCGGGCCGATGAAGAGGAGTACCGCGAGATCGCCGTCGAGGAGTTCGAGTTCGTCTCCCAGGCCCAGAAGATCCTGGACGACTCCGAGATCCCCAACGGGGTGACCCCGGGCAACCATGACAACCGCTCCGGCATGGACGTGGGCCCGGACAACCTCTACAACCAGTACTTCGGCCCCGAGCGCTACGAGGCCCTCGAGCAGACTCAGGGCTGGAAGGACGCCAATGCGTCCTACACGCCGTGGAAGGAGGGGGACAATGACAACCACTACGACCTGTTCTCCGCCGGTGGCCTGGACTTCGTCGCTGTCTATCTTGGCTACGACGTCACCGATGAGGAGATCGCCTGGGCCAGTGAGGTCCTGGACCAGTACTCGGACCGCAACGCCATGATCATGACCCATGCCCAGCGCAAGCCGAGCACCAATCCGGATGGCCGTGGCGCGACCTTCTCCCACGACGGGGCCAAGATCGACGAGGGCCTGCTCCAGAAGCACAGCAACATCTTCCTCGCGCTCTCCGGGCACGAGCACGGCGTGGACATCGAGGTGCGCAAGGACGTCGGCACCGAGGGCAACAACGTGGTCGAGCTGCTGGCCGATTACCAGTTCTATACGGTCTCGGCCGAGGAGCTGGGTCTGACCGGCGTTGACGGCCGCTCCGCCACGGACATGCTCCAGTTCGGCTCCAGCTTCTTCCGGTTGCTGCAGATCGACGTGGACAACGCGGAGATGGCCGTGGACACCTACTCGCCGCTGCTGGACAACTTCGGGGCGACCGAGTATGACGACCGCAATCGCTACAACGGCACCGAGGATGACACCCGGCTGCCGATCCAGCTGGAGACCCGCAAGACCTCCTTCGCCACCAACCAGGTCATGGTCACGACGCCGACCGATGAGGAGATCGGCGAGGCCACGGCCAAGTCCGGTTGGCCGGCGACGATCGAGTGGGCCGGCCTGACGGAGGGCGAGACCTACGCCTGGTACGCCACCAGCCGCGATGCCGAGACCGGCGAGGACCTGGCTGCGGGTGAGACCGAGCAGATGGGCGTCTTCACCGCCGTGGCCGCGGGTACCGACACCGTTGCCCCGGAACTGACCGTTCCGGAAGCAGTCACCCTCACGGTGGGTGAGGACTTCGATCCTCTGGCCGGGGTGTCGGCGACCGACAACACCGATGGAGATGTGACGGCGTCGGTGCAGGTCATCGGCTCGGTGGACACCTCCACCGCCGGGGCGTACACCCTGACCTACGTGGCTGAGGACGCCAACGGGAACCAGGCCATCGCCTCCCGGGCCGTCGTGGTGGAAGAGGCCGATCAGCCGGAGCAGCCGGAGCCGGTGGAGGACTTCACGGACAACCCGGAGGGTTCGCAGTTCTATGCGCCGGTCCGGTGGATGCAGGAGCAGGGCATCACGACGGGGTACACGGACGGCACGTACCGCAAGGGCAAGGACATCTCCCGTGGCGAATCGGTGGCCTTCATCCACCGGTACATCGATCCGGAGACCACCGGCGGTACCGAGGACTTCACCGATATCACGGAGTCGAACGTGTTCTTCGATGAGATCGTCTGGGCGGCCAACGCCGGCGTGACCAAGGGGTACGCGGATGGCAAGTTCCTCCCGTACGACAGGGTGACCCGTGGTGAGTTCGCCTCGTTCCTGTTCCGTGCGGTGGAGCCGGAGGCGGGCGAGTGGGATGAGTCCTTCTCGGACGTGGCGGAGTCGCACCCGCACCATGAGGCAATCTCGTGGCTGGCCTCGGCCGGGGTCTCGACCGGGTACAAGGACGGCACATACAAGCCGAATGACACGATCACCCGTGGCGAGGTCGCCGCACTGATGCAGCGCTACGCGACCGAGGTCGCCGACCAGGGCTGA
- a CDS encoding FAD-binding oxidoreductase yields the protein MMDRIVPADVPVEEFDAALQKFRILLGAEHVISEPEALTEFDDPFPTTSADDFRPGAVVFPETTEDVQELVRIANEHRIPLSPVATGKNLGYGGAAPRLAGTVVVHTSRRMNKIIEVNEKYAYALIEPGVTYFDLYNHIQEQGYNLWIDVPDLGWGSVVGNALDRGVGYTPYGDHWSWQTGLEVVLPDGDLLRTGMGAMSTAKTWQLFAYGFGPYPDGLFSQSNFGIVTKMGIALMPAPPAAETFVITFEQEEDLAQIVDIMLPLRIGMAPLQSVPVLRNIVLDAAAQTKRTHWLPEGGPLTPEVIQRMKDELDLGYWNLYATVYGPPEQIELFLGMIKNAFSAVKGSRFFTTQDRAEDTPGSHVLHDRHEINQGIPSIKEQQILEWVPNGAHIGFSPISEPDGAEAQKQFEMVRNRSYEYGPDYAAQFAVGLREMHHICLFLYDSADADQREQVMALGRKLVEEGAENGYGEYRTHLALMDQVMDTFDFNDNALLRFHERIKDALDPNSIMAPGKSGIWGARYRDAGHHLPR from the coding sequence ATGATGGACCGCATTGTGCCCGCAGATGTTCCCGTCGAAGAGTTCGACGCCGCCCTGCAGAAGTTCCGCATCCTCCTGGGCGCGGAGCATGTCATCTCCGAACCGGAGGCCCTGACGGAGTTCGACGACCCCTTCCCCACCACGTCCGCGGACGACTTCCGGCCGGGTGCCGTGGTGTTCCCGGAGACGACGGAGGACGTCCAGGAACTGGTGCGGATCGCCAATGAACACCGGATCCCCTTGTCCCCGGTCGCCACCGGAAAGAACCTGGGCTACGGTGGCGCCGCACCGCGCCTGGCCGGCACGGTGGTGGTTCACACCTCACGCCGGATGAACAAGATCATCGAGGTGAATGAGAAATACGCCTATGCCCTGATCGAACCCGGCGTCACCTATTTCGACCTCTACAACCACATCCAGGAACAGGGCTACAACCTGTGGATCGACGTTCCGGACCTCGGCTGGGGTTCTGTGGTCGGCAACGCCCTGGACCGCGGGGTCGGCTACACGCCCTACGGCGATCACTGGTCCTGGCAGACCGGCCTGGAGGTGGTCCTGCCGGACGGGGACCTCCTCCGCACCGGCATGGGCGCCATGAGCACGGCCAAGACGTGGCAACTGTTCGCCTACGGCTTCGGCCCCTACCCGGACGGGCTGTTCTCCCAGTCGAACTTCGGCATCGTCACCAAGATGGGCATCGCCCTCATGCCTGCACCGCCGGCGGCCGAGACCTTCGTCATCACCTTCGAGCAGGAGGAGGACCTCGCCCAGATCGTGGACATCATGCTCCCGCTGCGCATCGGGATGGCTCCGCTGCAGAGCGTGCCGGTCCTGCGCAACATCGTCCTCGACGCAGCGGCACAGACGAAGCGCACCCATTGGCTGCCCGAGGGCGGCCCGTTGACCCCCGAGGTCATCCAGCGGATGAAGGACGAGCTGGACCTGGGCTACTGGAACCTCTACGCCACGGTCTACGGCCCACCAGAGCAGATCGAGTTGTTCTTGGGGATGATCAAGAACGCCTTCTCTGCGGTCAAGGGATCACGGTTCTTCACCACCCAGGACCGGGCCGAGGACACCCCCGGCTCCCACGTTCTGCACGACCGTCACGAGATCAACCAGGGAATCCCCTCCATCAAGGAGCAGCAGATTCTCGAGTGGGTCCCCAACGGCGCCCATATCGGTTTCTCCCCGATCTCAGAGCCGGACGGGGCTGAGGCTCAGAAGCAGTTCGAGATGGTCCGCAACCGCTCCTACGAGTACGGGCCCGACTACGCCGCCCAGTTCGCCGTCGGTCTGCGCGAGATGCACCACATCTGCCTGTTCCTCTACGACTCCGCTGACGCCGACCAGCGCGAGCAGGTCATGGCACTCGGCCGCAAGCTCGTGGAAGAGGGAGCCGAGAACGGCTACGGGGAGTACCGCACGCACCTGGCGCTCATGGACCAAGTCATGGACACCTTCGACTTCAATGACAACGCCCTGCTGCGCTTCCACGAGCGCATCAAGGACGCCCTGGACCCGAATTCCATCATGGCCCCCGGCAAGTCCGGCATCTGGGGAGCCCGCTACCGCGACGCCGGCCACCACCTTCCCCGCTGA
- a CDS encoding NAD(P)-dependent alcohol dehydrogenase: MTTITAAVTEAGGAPFTLQDVELGALQDHEILVDIKAAGLCHTDLTVASGALPFPLPGVLGHEGAGLVRQVGAAVTSVSPGDRVVLSFTSCGHCEGCRGGHPAYCVRWLPDNLLGGQRVDGSSPLTRAGKAIGGHFFAQSSFATAAIAEERNVVKISTDLPWEQLAPLACGVQTGAGAVWNALQPGPGHSLVVFGVGTVGLAAVIAAALSPATRIVAVDLVDERLELARELGATHTINPSRVDDVVASIQEATGGGAHGVVEATGITKVLEQAVQCTRGQGEVAIVGAPPFGQSVKVDVNFMLPGRKIHGLTIGDAEIQSLVPAILALAEQGRFPVERLVRTYPLADINTAVEDMSAGRTIKPVLLP; encoded by the coding sequence ATGACCACCATCACCGCAGCAGTCACCGAAGCCGGGGGCGCCCCGTTCACCCTCCAGGACGTGGAGCTCGGCGCGCTCCAGGACCACGAGATCCTGGTGGACATCAAGGCTGCCGGTCTCTGCCACACGGACCTCACCGTGGCTTCCGGGGCGCTTCCCTTCCCGCTGCCCGGCGTGCTCGGACATGAGGGGGCGGGTCTCGTCCGTCAGGTCGGGGCAGCCGTGACCTCGGTGTCTCCCGGGGACCGGGTCGTGCTGTCCTTCACCTCCTGTGGCCACTGCGAGGGCTGCCGTGGCGGCCATCCCGCCTATTGCGTCCGGTGGCTTCCGGACAACCTGCTCGGTGGGCAGCGTGTGGACGGTTCATCCCCGCTCACCCGGGCCGGGAAGGCGATCGGCGGGCACTTCTTCGCCCAGTCGTCGTTCGCGACGGCGGCCATCGCCGAGGAGCGCAATGTCGTCAAGATCTCCACGGACTTGCCCTGGGAGCAGTTGGCCCCCTTGGCCTGCGGTGTCCAGACCGGTGCGGGGGCGGTGTGGAATGCCCTGCAACCGGGTCCCGGCCACAGCCTGGTCGTCTTCGGCGTCGGCACCGTGGGTCTCGCCGCGGTCATCGCTGCGGCGTTGTCCCCGGCCACTCGGATCGTGGCGGTGGACCTGGTGGATGAACGCCTCGAATTGGCCCGGGAACTCGGGGCAACACACACCATCAATCCGAGCCGGGTCGACGACGTGGTCGCCAGCATCCAGGAGGCCACCGGCGGCGGAGCCCATGGGGTGGTCGAGGCCACCGGCATCACCAAGGTCCTGGAGCAAGCCGTGCAGTGCACCCGCGGTCAGGGAGAGGTGGCCATCGTGGGCGCCCCGCCCTTCGGGCAGTCGGTCAAGGTGGACGTGAACTTCATGCTCCCGGGCCGCAAGATCCACGGCCTGACGATCGGCGACGCCGAGATCCAGTCCTTGGTCCCGGCCATCCTGGCCTTGGCCGAGCAGGGCCGCTTCCCCGTGGAGCGGCTGGTGAGGACCTATCCGCTGGCGGACATCAATACCGCTGTGGAGGACATGTCCGCCGGCCGCACGATCAAACCCGTGCTCCTTCCCTGA
- a CDS encoding aldehyde dehydrogenase family protein: MTEYRLPEHLREAQHYINGGPAPSSGSTTIAVLDPATGQQIATTPAGTTADLDLAVEAAHTAFRSGIWSQLSGRERSRVLIRVAHLFREHAEEIAQVESLDVGKPISLARAVDVNTAADTYEYAASLAQNLDGAVRRTPLPAHAYTQREPLGVVAAITPFNFPLILSTSKIAVALAAGNTVVHKPAEDTPLSALLTARLLTEAGVPDGVYNVVTGYGTDLGDHLTAHPQVAKVAFTGSTQTGAHVAAVAGQALHPITAELGGNAANIIFADADLAKAVETTISAFVFNTGQFCMGGPRLLVERSVYDQVLEALAGAVPHVPFGDPRDPGTVIGPLANRRQLEKVADAVEQAKATGARVVTGGEPAEINGGFFYRPTVLADVANSAEAVQQEVFGPVLTVQPFDTEQEAIELANSTDYGLASGIQTGNISRAHRVADALEAGIIWVNAWGMLDPALPFGGVKSSGWGRENGPEQLEAYTRTKSVIIAIEPDPELTTTSGTASTGQDAS, translated from the coding sequence ATGACCGAGTACCGTCTCCCCGAGCACCTGCGCGAGGCGCAGCACTACATCAACGGCGGGCCCGCTCCCAGCTCGGGTTCCACCACGATCGCCGTGCTGGATCCCGCCACGGGCCAGCAGATCGCCACCACGCCGGCCGGAACCACCGCAGACCTCGACCTCGCCGTGGAAGCTGCCCACACCGCTTTCCGCAGCGGCATCTGGTCGCAACTATCCGGCCGCGAACGGTCCCGGGTGCTGATCCGGGTGGCGCACCTGTTCCGTGAACACGCGGAGGAGATCGCGCAGGTGGAGAGCCTGGACGTGGGCAAGCCCATCAGCCTGGCCCGGGCAGTGGACGTCAATACCGCTGCGGACACCTACGAGTACGCCGCCTCGCTGGCCCAGAATCTGGACGGTGCGGTGCGCCGTACGCCGCTGCCGGCCCACGCCTACACCCAGCGAGAACCGCTCGGCGTGGTCGCGGCCATCACTCCGTTCAACTTCCCGCTCATTCTCTCCACCTCGAAGATCGCAGTGGCCCTGGCCGCCGGGAACACCGTGGTACACAAGCCGGCCGAGGACACCCCACTCTCCGCACTGCTGACGGCTCGGTTGTTGACCGAGGCCGGCGTCCCGGACGGCGTCTACAACGTCGTCACCGGCTACGGCACGGATCTCGGCGACCACCTCACTGCACACCCCCAGGTGGCCAAGGTGGCCTTCACCGGTTCCACCCAGACCGGCGCACACGTCGCCGCCGTGGCCGGCCAGGCCCTGCATCCCATCACCGCAGAACTGGGTGGCAACGCCGCCAACATCATCTTCGCGGACGCCGACCTGGCCAAGGCGGTCGAAACCACCATCTCGGCATTCGTCTTCAACACCGGCCAGTTCTGCATGGGCGGCCCCCGGCTGTTGGTGGAACGCTCTGTCTACGACCAGGTGCTCGAGGCTTTGGCCGGAGCGGTACCCCACGTACCCTTCGGTGATCCGCGGGACCCGGGCACCGTGATCGGGCCGCTGGCGAACCGCCGCCAGCTGGAGAAGGTCGCGGACGCCGTCGAGCAGGCCAAGGCCACCGGGGCTCGCGTGGTGACCGGTGGCGAGCCAGCCGAGATCAACGGCGGGTTCTTCTACCGCCCGACCGTGCTGGCCGACGTCGCGAACTCCGCCGAGGCCGTTCAACAGGAGGTGTTCGGTCCAGTCCTGACCGTCCAGCCGTTCGATACCGAGCAGGAAGCCATCGAGCTGGCCAACAGCACGGACTACGGTTTGGCCTCGGGCATCCAGACGGGGAACATCTCCCGGGCGCACCGGGTGGCCGATGCCCTGGAGGCCGGCATCATCTGGGTCAATGCGTGGGGCATGCTCGACCCGGCTCTGCCCTTCGGCGGCGTCAAGTCCTCCGGCTGGGGACGGGAGAACGGACCCGAGCAGCTCGAGGCCTACACCCGTACCAAGTCGGTCATCATCGCGATCGAACCGGACCCCGAGCTCACCACCACCAGCGGCACGGCCAGCACCGGTCAGGACGCATCATGA
- a CDS encoding AraC family transcriptional regulator — protein MLSSPELTSSAGASSPRTIDIDTTDPDQAMSVGGDVYHPHRIRLDSRTRRFRMDLKAIHLPNLTLGLLEYGHPVSVRTPPLEDSYQINFTAFGSVSMGYANQTVQINNRRAAVHGLSEETRMQGWSHPARVVGLKIPRVALEQEFEALTGMPVNEPLHFDGDLDLASPGGQAWRATVQALAQGLDPTSPISTHPLLSEPLTQAVARGLLLAARHNHSHLLHTPAPTEPPEAIKTALEFMHANASQPHSVEDMARAAGVSVRSLQAGFRKHLDTTPVAALRRIRLDCARQDLASSPPGTRVAAIAERWGFHHAGRFAIHFAQTFGESPSETLARSS, from the coding sequence ATGTTGTCCTCGCCGGAACTCACGTCCAGTGCGGGAGCCTCATCGCCCCGGACCATCGACATTGACACCACAGATCCCGACCAGGCCATGTCCGTGGGCGGCGACGTCTACCATCCGCACCGCATCCGTCTGGACTCCCGCACGCGTCGGTTCCGCATGGACCTGAAGGCGATACACCTGCCGAACCTCACCTTGGGGTTGCTCGAGTACGGCCATCCGGTCAGCGTCAGGACTCCGCCCCTGGAGGACTCCTATCAGATCAACTTCACAGCCTTCGGCTCGGTGTCCATGGGGTACGCCAACCAAACCGTTCAGATCAACAACCGCCGCGCGGCCGTTCATGGCCTCTCGGAGGAGACGAGGATGCAAGGCTGGAGCCATCCCGCGCGCGTGGTCGGCCTCAAGATCCCTCGGGTGGCCCTGGAGCAAGAGTTTGAGGCCCTGACCGGCATGCCGGTCAACGAGCCCCTTCACTTCGATGGCGATTTGGACCTGGCCTCCCCAGGAGGGCAGGCCTGGCGTGCCACTGTGCAGGCCTTGGCCCAGGGATTGGACCCCACTTCCCCCATCTCCACCCATCCGCTCCTGTCCGAACCTCTGACCCAGGCGGTAGCACGCGGCCTGCTCCTGGCTGCTCGCCACAATCACAGTCACCTCTTACACACGCCGGCACCGACTGAGCCCCCGGAAGCCATCAAAACGGCCCTGGAGTTCATGCACGCCAACGCGAGCCAGCCCCACAGTGTGGAGGATATGGCCCGTGCCGCGGGCGTCAGCGTCCGCTCCCTGCAGGCAGGGTTCCGAAAACACCTGGACACCACGCCCGTGGCAGCCCTTCGCCGAATCCGGCTTGACTGCGCCCGCCAGGATCTTGCATCCAGCCCTCCCGGGACACGCGTGGCCGCGATCGCGGAACGCTGGGGCTTCCACCACGCGGGCCGATTCGCCATCCATTTTGCGCAGACCTTCGGGGAATCCCCTTCGGAGACACTGGCCCGCTCCTCCTGA